The Jeotgalibacillus haloalkalitolerans region TTCTACTTTAATCGTTAAATCAGCGTTGAAAAAGTATAAATAAACTTCATCAATTTTTCTGTTCAGGCTTTTTTCAAGTGCCTGGCGGTAAAGTGAAAGCTGAAGTCTGTAACGCTCCGCCAGCTTCGCGTTGACATCAGGGTCTGCGCGGTCTACATAATCCGTTTTGTAATCAAGCAGCACAAGCCCCTGATCATCTTCAAACAGACAGTCTGCAATCCCCTGTATTAAGACCGGATCATCTACATTCAGTTGAATACCAGCTTCAGCCGGGGCAGCTGCATACGTAAACGGCACTTCACGTCTCACCTGATTTGCATTGATCATCCGTCTGCCAAGCGGTGACTGGAAAAATGACGCAACATGATTCAATCTGACCGTTTCCGCCTGTTCTTCAGTCAGAATTTCACGCACCACAAGACTGGCAACTAACGATTCAATCTCTTCCCGCTCAGGGGTGTGCTGCAGCGGCACCTGCTGCATAACGGTATGCATAACTGTACCTTTTTCTGCAGCCGTCATTTTCTCCTGCTGAAGAAAAGCAGGACGCCCATATAATTTCTTAGAAGGCTTGACGATTGAATCTGCGCCGGTTTCATCCAGCGTTTCGTGCTGGCGTTTAATAGAAGAAACAGACTGCTTTGATTTAACCATTGCGGCTTCCTCGTATGGGTAGTGCCATTTCAGGCGATGCTGTATATCTTCATGATGCTCACTTTGCCCCGGAACCGGCTCATGATTTCTCACATGTGTAAGCCATTCTGCCGCGGACTCCTCTTTTTTCTGTTCCTCAGTGAAAAGCTGCTTATGGTGCTGATGCATTTCCCATACTGACGGATCTTCAATCAGACCTGACTGGACAGAGTGAATCGCATGCGGGTGTCGCGCCAGTGCCGGACCGATCCAGTCGGCATAGGACCTGGCCCCTTTTCTCGTAAAGTCAGGCAGCAGCCATGATTTGTACGAGCCTGCCAGCGACCATTTTTCCTTTAATTTCTCTGCATCCGGCACTGTGGCAATCAGAATCAGCTCTTCTTTCGCCCGTGTCATCGCTACATAAAGCACACGCATTTCTTCAGCAAGGTTCTCCAGACGCTTTTTTTCTTTAAAAGCCATCTGCGGAAGCGTCGTGCTGCTGATCCTGTTTTCGATATCAACATATGATAATGCCAGGCCGAAATCTTTATCGAGCAGGTAACTGCCTCTCAGATCCATCTCATTGAACTGTCTGGCCATTCCCGAAATAAACACCACCGGGAACTCAAGCCCTTTACTTTTATGGATCGTCATCAGACGCACGACATCTTCCTGTTCACTCAGCGCTCTGGCAGCACCAAGGTCATCTCCTCTTTCCCGCATCCGCTCTACGAATCTTAAAAATCTGAACAGTCCGCGGAAAGAAGTGGATTCATATTGTCTCGACCGGTCATACAGTGCACGCAGGTTCGCCTGCCGCTGCTTGCCGCCGGGGAGCCCGCCGACAAAGTCATAAAACTGCGTATCTCTGAACAGCTGCCACACAAGCTCAGATACTGCGCCGGTTCTTGCAAGAGCCCGCCAGTTTCTGAGAGAAATTAAAAACCATGAACATTTTTCCTTCAGTTCAGTATCTTCATCACCTGAAGACATATAAGCCTGTAGTGCATTCCAGAAAGAACCTTTTGGGTCCGCTTTTCGGATCTTTGCGAGTTCCTCTTCTGTACATCTGACAATCGGTGATCTGAGAACTGAGGCAAGCGGAATATCCTGAATCGGATTATCAATCACTTTCAGCAGTGACACCATTATCGCGACTTCTGTTGCATCAAAATAGCCGGTTGACAGATCTGCATAAAGCGGGATCCCGGCCTGTCTGAATTCATCCATCATATCCGGCGTCCAGGTCATTGATCTCGTCAAGATCACAATATCTCTGTACTCAAGCGGACGGTAAAGCTTCTTTTTCACATCATAGATCTGTCTGCCGCCATCAATCATACTGCGGATTTCCTTGATCATATAACGGGCTTCAAGCGTTGAACGTTCAAGCTCCCGTTCATCCATCACTTCTTCAGGCATCTCTTCCTGAGGTGCATCTTCATCAGCCTGGTCAATGACTGCGAATCTGACAGGCACAGTCAGATCTGTCGGGTAAGGTGCACCCGGAATCAGTTCTGCATCCTTGTCATAATCAATCTCCCCGACCATTTCACCCATAATCTGACGGAAAATAAAGTTGACTCCGTCAAGCACCTCCGGACGGCTTCTGAAGTTTTTAGCGAGATCGATTTTCTGACCGCTTCCAGCCTGCTGGAATGTCCGGTATTTACCTAAAAACAGATTCGGTTCAGCGAGTCTGAACCGGTAAATTGACTGCTTCACATCCCCTACCATAAAGAGGTTACCGTCTTTTTCACCGCCTGATTTTACAAGCTGCAAAATCGTTTCCTGAACCATATTGGTATCCTGATACTCATCCACCAGCACCTCTTTGAACTGGTTCCTGTAATGGTAGGCTGCCTGGGATGGTTCCCCCGTATCAGGATCACGCAGGATCTCAAGGCAAAAATGCTCAAGGTCATTAAAGTCTACAAGTCCACGCTCTTCTTTGGCAGCTTTAAATGCTTTTTCAAATGTTCTGACGAGTTCAACCAGTGTTGAAAGCCTGCCGGTCATCTGATTCATATCTTCAAGCAGCTGTTCAGGACTTCTGACAAAAAAGCCATCTTTTAAATCATTGATCATTTTCTTCGCCTGATCACGCCATTTTTTCGCCTGCTCCACAAGCTCCTCATCAAAGTCGTCACCCTTACACGGCTTCAGCCTTCCCATCGAAAAGGAGGAAACGGCTGCTTCTGCTTCTTTCCATCCCGCGGCATGACGGACTTCATTCAACTGTCTGAGATCATCTTCAAAGTTGACTGCTCTCGGATAAGGGCCTCCGGGCTTCCGTGCTGTATCCAACGCTAAGTTAATCAGCTCAATGGCTCCTTCAGCCTCCAGCTGCACGTGAAACAGCACATAGTTCGCAAGCGGATGATCATCAATCTGAACATGTTCTGTCTCATGTAACGAGACAATCCCATCAAGCCAGGTGTCCGGATCAGCATGCGAACGCGAAAAGGTATGAAGCTTTCTGATCATCTGATGAAGCGCATCATCGCTCCGGTCATTCGTCACCGCTTCCACTAATTCAATAAATGCATGATTGTCCGGAATCCCATATTCGTGCTCAAGAATTTCTTCCACCACTTCATCCTTTAAAAGCTCGGCTTCCGTATCATCCGCAATTCTGAATCCGGGATCTATATCAATCAGGTAGTAGTATTTTCTGATGACTTCAAGACAGAAGGAGTGAAGCGTTGAAATGGACGCTTTATTAATCAGTGTCAGCTGCTTTCTCAAATGCCTCGATTCAGGATCAGCAGCGAGTGCTTTTTCAAGCGCTTCGCCGACGCGGTGCTTCATTTCAGCAGCGGATGCATTGGTAAAAGTTACGACTAGCAGTTCATCTATATCTGTCGGCTGATCGGTATCAAGTACTTTTTGAATTAACCGCTCGACAAGTACGGCTGTTTTTCCTGAGCCGGCAGCGGCAGCGACAAGAATAT contains the following coding sequences:
- the addA gene encoding helicase-exonuclease AddAB subunit AddA, which produces MIPVKPEHVTWTDAQWRAIFEKGSDILVAAAAGSGKTAVLVERLIQKVLDTDQPTDIDELLVVTFTNASAAEMKHRVGEALEKALAADPESRHLRKQLTLINKASISTLHSFCLEVIRKYYYLIDIDPGFRIADDTEAELLKDEVVEEILEHEYGIPDNHAFIELVEAVTNDRSDDALHQMIRKLHTFSRSHADPDTWLDGIVSLHETEHVQIDDHPLANYVLFHVQLEAEGAIELINLALDTARKPGGPYPRAVNFEDDLRQLNEVRHAAGWKEAEAAVSSFSMGRLKPCKGDDFDEELVEQAKKWRDQAKKMINDLKDGFFVRSPEQLLEDMNQMTGRLSTLVELVRTFEKAFKAAKEERGLVDFNDLEHFCLEILRDPDTGEPSQAAYHYRNQFKEVLVDEYQDTNMVQETILQLVKSGGEKDGNLFMVGDVKQSIYRFRLAEPNLFLGKYRTFQQAGSGQKIDLAKNFRSRPEVLDGVNFIFRQIMGEMVGEIDYDKDAELIPGAPYPTDLTVPVRFAVIDQADEDAPQEEMPEEVMDERELERSTLEARYMIKEIRSMIDGGRQIYDVKKKLYRPLEYRDIVILTRSMTWTPDMMDEFRQAGIPLYADLSTGYFDATEVAIMVSLLKVIDNPIQDIPLASVLRSPIVRCTEEELAKIRKADPKGSFWNALQAYMSSGDEDTELKEKCSWFLISLRNWRALARTGAVSELVWQLFRDTQFYDFVGGLPGGKQRQANLRALYDRSRQYESTSFRGLFRFLRFVERMRERGDDLGAARALSEQEDVVRLMTIHKSKGLEFPVVFISGMARQFNEMDLRGSYLLDKDFGLALSYVDIENRISSTTLPQMAFKEKKRLENLAEEMRVLYVAMTRAKEELILIATVPDAEKLKEKWSLAGSYKSWLLPDFTRKGARSYADWIGPALARHPHAIHSVQSGLIEDPSVWEMHQHHKQLFTEEQKKEESAAEWLTHVRNHEPVPGQSEHHEDIQHRLKWHYPYEEAAMVKSKQSVSSIKRQHETLDETGADSIVKPSKKLYGRPAFLQQEKMTAAEKGTVMHTVMQQVPLQHTPEREEIESLVASLVVREILTEEQAETVRLNHVASFFQSPLGRRMINANQVRREVPFTYAAAPAEAGIQLNVDDPVLIQGIADCLFEDDQGLVLLDYKTDYVDRADPDVNAKLAERYRLQLSLYRQALEKSLNRKIDEVYLYFFNADLTIKVEEN